The Lutibacter profundi genome includes a region encoding these proteins:
- the thrA gene encoding bifunctional aspartate kinase/homoserine dehydrogenase I, which produces MSQLKYITIHNFISEKGKVNKEITLSYQLFGKKLHSAPIVLINHALTGNSNVAGENGWWKDVVGENKVIDTEKYTVIAFNIPGNGYDGCVIENYKDFIAKDIAQLFLIGLQKLHIKELFAIVGGSLGGGIAWEMAVLNPEVTKHLIVVATDWKSTDWLIANCQIQEQFLTNSSNPVHDARMHAMLCYRTPESFKERFQRSKNEDLEIFNVESWLLHHGNKLQERFQLSAYKLMNQLLKTIDVTKGRDENILNSIKANIHIVGVDSDLFFTAEENRETQKKLALLNPNVTYNEINSVHGHDAFLIEYQQLENIIAPIFKKSHRNNKMKVIKFGGKSLANGIGLNNTLAIIKNKINEGENITVVVSARGKTTDYLEAILEKAKNNLPYEEEFEALKGYQTVIDETIDFSKEFKLLEETFKGVSLLGDYSPKIKDQVLSQGEILSGKLIAFLLNKQGVKANFVDTRTLIKTNNTFGKAQPLHSISKENVIEYFNKNNSGTTQIIAGFIASNLQGETTTLGRNGSNYTAALIANFLNAEELQNYTHLNGIYTANPDLVENAKKIEKLTYQEANEMANFGTDILHAKTIIPLIEKNIPLRILNTFDLDNQGTLISSETERGGIKSLSVQEEVALVNIVGRGLLGKVGVDGRIFGALAKENISVSIISQGSSERGIGFIVDAKDGNKAKITLEKEFEKEFESKDISQIYSTKNVSVISIIGQSLYSFNQPYSALIKNNITPILINNTITGENVCLVVKRTDLHKATNVIHGEIFGVSKNINIAIFGKGLVGGTLIAQIFKSQQNILKRKNIKLTIFAVANSTTILLNKNGISTNWESKFEENSLKNYTINDVINFAEKHHLENLIAIDNTASSEFVKNYLDLIENGFDLISSNKIANTVSYSEYKLLREKITENKKSYLYETNVGAGLPLIETIKLLHDSGENITRIRGVFSGSLSYLFNNFSVQDRPFSEILQEAIGHGYTEPDPREDLCGNDVGRKLLILARELDLQNEFEDVKIQNLIPENLREGTAIEFLDNLNTMDAYYQRIKNRQKENHVLRYIGDLSGDLQQEKGNLEVKLISVPANSALGQLQGADAIFEIYTESYGEKPLVIQGAGAGAAVTARGVFGDILRLADKS; this is translated from the coding sequence ATGAGTCAATTAAAATACATAACAATACACAACTTTATTTCTGAAAAAGGAAAAGTTAATAAAGAGATTACACTTTCTTATCAGTTATTTGGCAAAAAATTACATTCAGCACCCATTGTTCTAATAAATCATGCGCTAACAGGAAACTCTAATGTAGCTGGTGAAAATGGGTGGTGGAAAGATGTTGTTGGAGAAAACAAAGTTATAGATACAGAAAAGTATACAGTAATAGCTTTTAATATTCCAGGAAATGGATATGATGGATGTGTAATTGAAAATTATAAAGATTTTATAGCCAAAGATATTGCTCAATTATTTTTGATTGGACTTCAAAAATTACACATCAAAGAGTTGTTTGCTATTGTAGGTGGCTCGTTAGGCGGTGGTATTGCTTGGGAAATGGCGGTATTAAATCCTGAAGTTACTAAACATTTGATTGTTGTTGCAACAGATTGGAAATCAACAGACTGGCTTATTGCGAATTGTCAAATACAAGAACAATTTTTAACAAATTCAAGTAATCCGGTTCATGATGCTCGCATGCATGCCATGTTGTGCTATAGAACTCCTGAATCTTTTAAAGAACGTTTTCAACGCTCAAAAAATGAAGACTTAGAAATTTTTAATGTTGAAAGTTGGTTGTTGCATCACGGTAATAAACTGCAAGAACGTTTTCAGTTATCTGCCTATAAATTAATGAATCAGTTATTAAAAACAATTGATGTTACTAAGGGTAGAGATGAAAATATATTAAACTCAATTAAAGCGAATATTCATATTGTTGGGGTAGATTCTGATTTGTTTTTTACTGCTGAAGAAAATAGAGAAACACAAAAAAAATTAGCATTGCTAAATCCGAATGTTACGTATAACGAAATTAATTCAGTACATGGGCACGATGCTTTTTTAATAGAATATCAACAATTAGAAAATATAATAGCACCAATTTTTAAGAAAAGCCATAGAAATAATAAAATGAAAGTTATAAAGTTTGGAGGAAAATCATTAGCAAATGGGATTGGATTAAACAATACGTTAGCTATAATTAAAAATAAAATAAATGAAGGGGAGAACATAACTGTTGTTGTTTCTGCTAGGGGAAAAACAACAGATTACTTAGAAGCTATTTTAGAAAAAGCAAAAAATAATTTACCCTATGAAGAAGAGTTTGAAGCACTTAAAGGCTACCAAACAGTAATTGATGAAACGATTGATTTTTCTAAGGAGTTTAAATTACTAGAAGAAACTTTTAAAGGTGTAAGCTTACTTGGTGATTATAGTCCAAAGATAAAAGATCAAGTGCTTTCTCAAGGAGAAATTTTATCGGGGAAATTAATTGCTTTTTTATTAAACAAGCAAGGTGTTAAAGCTAACTTTGTAGATACACGTACACTTATAAAAACCAATAATACATTTGGAAAAGCACAACCTCTTCACAGTATTTCAAAAGAAAACGTAATTGAATATTTTAACAAGAATAACAGTGGTACAACTCAAATAATAGCCGGTTTTATAGCTTCTAATTTACAAGGAGAAACCACCACCTTGGGAAGAAACGGAAGTAATTATACAGCCGCTTTGATAGCTAATTTTTTAAATGCAGAGGAACTTCAAAATTATACACATTTAAATGGAATTTACACCGCAAATCCAGATTTGGTTGAGAATGCAAAGAAAATAGAAAAACTAACCTATCAAGAAGCCAATGAAATGGCAAATTTTGGCACAGATATTTTACATGCAAAAACAATTATTCCATTAATTGAAAAAAATATTCCATTGCGAATTTTAAATACGTTTGACCTAGATAATCAAGGTACTTTAATTAGTTCTGAAACTGAAAGAGGCGGTATTAAATCATTATCAGTTCAAGAAGAAGTTGCCTTGGTAAATATAGTTGGTAGAGGTTTATTAGGAAAAGTTGGAGTTGATGGGCGAATTTTTGGTGCGTTAGCTAAAGAAAATATTAGTGTTAGTATTATTTCTCAAGGTTCTTCAGAAAGAGGGATAGGTTTTATTGTAGATGCTAAAGATGGAAATAAAGCAAAAATTACATTAGAAAAAGAGTTTGAAAAAGAATTTGAAAGTAAGGATATTAGTCAAATTTATAGTACTAAAAATGTTTCGGTAATATCAATTATAGGCCAAAGTTTGTATTCATTTAATCAGCCTTATAGCGCATTAATAAAAAATAATATAACACCTATATTAATAAACAATACGATTACAGGAGAAAATGTTTGCTTGGTGGTAAAAAGAACAGATTTACATAAAGCCACAAATGTAATTCACGGTGAAATATTTGGCGTTTCTAAAAATATTAACATTGCTATTTTTGGAAAAGGGTTGGTTGGAGGAACTTTAATAGCACAAATTTTTAAGAGCCAACAAAATATTTTAAAGCGTAAAAATATAAAGCTAACTATTTTTGCTGTTGCAAATTCAACTACTATTTTGCTAAATAAAAATGGAATTTCAACCAATTGGGAAAGTAAATTTGAAGAGAATTCTTTAAAAAATTACACGATAAATGATGTTATAAATTTTGCTGAAAAACATCATTTAGAAAATTTAATTGCCATTGATAATACTGCAAGTAGTGAGTTTGTTAAAAATTATTTAGACCTTATAGAAAATGGATTCGATTTAATTTCATCAAACAAAATAGCCAATACGGTTAGTTATTCTGAATATAAATTGCTTCGAGAAAAAATTACAGAAAACAAAAAATCATATTTATACGAAACCAATGTTGGTGCAGGATTACCATTAATTGAAACCATTAAATTATTACATGATTCAGGCGAAAATATTACAAGAATACGTGGTGTTTTTTCGGGCTCATTGAGTTATTTATTTAATAATTTTTCGGTTCAAGACAGACCATTTTCTGAAATTTTACAAGAGGCGATAGGACATGGATATACAGAACCAGATCCTCGTGAAGATTTATGTGGAAATGATGTAGGAAGAAAATTGCTGATTTTAGCACGTGAACTAGATTTACAAAATGAATTTGAAGATGTTAAAATTCAAAATTTAATTCCGGAAAATTTAAGAGAAGGAACAGCGATAGAATTTTTAGATAATTTAAATACAATGGACGCATACTATCAACGTATAAAGAACCGTCAGAAAGAAAATCATGTGCTTCGATATATAGGTGATTTATCAGGTGATTTACAGCAAGAAAAAGGAAATTTAGAAGTGAAATTAATTTCTGTTCCTGCTAATAGTGCTTTAGGTCAATTACAAGGAGCCGATGCTATTTTTGAAATTTATACAGAATCTTATGGTGAGAAACCGTTGGTTATTCAAGGAGCAGGTGCGGGTGCTGCAGTTACTGCCAGGGGTGTTTTTGGAGATATTTTAAGGTTAGCAGATAAGAGTTAA
- the metK gene encoding methionine adenosyltransferase, with protein sequence MSYLFTSESVSEGHPDKVADQISDALVDNFLAFDKNSKIACETLVTTGQVILAGEVKSNTYLDVQKIARDVINKIGYTKSEYMFDGNSCGVFSSIHEQSKDINQGVDRDSKEQQGAGDQGMMFGYATKETENFMPLALDLSHKILVELAELRRENNEITYLRPDSKSQVTIEYTDDNVPFRIKDIVVSTQHDDFGPNDEAMLAKIKSDIIAILIPRVLTKLPDSIKTLFNDTIVYHVNPTGKFVIGGPHGDTGLTGRKIIVDTYGGKGAHGGGAFSGKDPSKVDRSAAYATRHIAKNLVAAGVANEVLIQVSYAIGVVEPMGIYVNTYGTSNVKESDGEIAKIVSSIFDMRPFAIEKRLKLRQPMYLETAAYGHMGRENEIVTKTFKNVDGTEKVLDVELFTWEKLDYVEKVKDAFGL encoded by the coding sequence ATGTCATATTTATTTACGTCAGAATCTGTTTCAGAAGGACATCCCGATAAAGTTGCTGATCAAATTTCAGATGCTTTAGTTGATAATTTTTTAGCTTTTGATAAAAACTCTAAAATTGCTTGTGAGACTTTAGTTACTACAGGGCAAGTTATATTAGCTGGTGAAGTAAAATCTAACACATATTTAGATGTTCAAAAAATAGCTAGAGATGTTATTAACAAAATTGGTTATACCAAAAGTGAATACATGTTTGATGGAAATTCATGCGGGGTATTTTCTTCAATTCACGAGCAATCAAAAGATATCAATCAAGGAGTTGATAGAGATTCCAAAGAACAACAAGGGGCAGGTGACCAAGGAATGATGTTTGGCTATGCAACCAAAGAAACTGAAAATTTTATGCCGTTAGCGTTGGATTTAAGTCATAAAATATTAGTAGAGTTGGCTGAATTACGAAGAGAAAACAACGAAATTACTTATTTACGCCCAGACTCTAAAAGTCAGGTTACTATTGAATATACTGATGACAATGTACCTTTTAGAATTAAAGACATTGTAGTTTCAACACAACACGATGATTTTGGTCCTAATGATGAAGCAATGTTAGCCAAAATTAAAAGCGATATTATTGCTATTTTAATTCCAAGAGTACTAACAAAATTACCCGATTCTATAAAAACACTTTTTAATGATACCATTGTGTATCATGTAAATCCAACTGGTAAATTTGTAATTGGTGGGCCACACGGAGATACAGGCTTAACAGGAAGAAAAATTATTGTTGATACTTACGGAGGAAAAGGAGCTCACGGTGGTGGTGCTTTCTCAGGAAAAGACCCAAGTAAAGTAGATAGAAGCGCTGCTTACGCTACACGTCATATTGCAAAAAATTTAGTGGCTGCTGGCGTTGCTAATGAAGTTTTAATTCAAGTTTCCTACGCTATTGGTGTGGTAGAGCCTATGGGTATTTACGTAAATACTTATGGAACTTCAAATGTAAAAGAGTCAGATGGTGAAATTGCCAAAATTGTAAGTTCTATTTTTGATATGCGCCCTTTTGCAATTGAAAAACGTTTAAAATTACGCCAACCAATGTATTTAGAAACTGCTGCTTACGGGCATATGGGTAGAGAAAATGAAATTGTTACCAAAACATTTAAAAATGTAGATGGTACTGAAAAAGTACTAGATGTTGAATTATTTACTTGGGAAAAACTAGATTATGTAGAGAAAGTAAAAGATGCTTTTGGGTTGTAA
- a CDS encoding mechanosensitive ion channel family protein: MSFDFTNWVDNLLVNVLNMNANTIYIPRTIILFLLLIVLCLFVWWLSKKILNYIIPKVTLKTKTLWDDIIFNKKVINSVSNLLPAILFNNYAPIIFADFQFIVPFLTGITTIFIIFVTVDIFNSLLNSATEILSNIERFKDKPLYSFSQLGKIVVYSIAAILIISIIIDKNPLFLLSGIGAMAAIILLIFKDSILGFVASIQLSGNNMVRVGDWVTVSNYGADGDVIEINLTTIKVQNFDKTITTIPTYAFISDSFTNWRGMEESGGRRIKRAINIKIDSIKFCSNEMLERYKKYHLIRNYIQKKQKEIDDYNSKNSIDKVELINGRHLTNIGVFRAYVEAYLKSNPNINNNMTCMVRQLPPTEYGVPIEIYAFSKNKDWTKYEAIMADIFDHLFAATKNFDLKIFERPSTGDFK; the protein is encoded by the coding sequence ATGAGTTTTGATTTTACAAATTGGGTAGACAACCTATTGGTTAACGTTTTAAATATGAATGCTAACACTATTTATATTCCAAGAACAATCATTTTATTTTTATTACTCATTGTGCTGTGCTTATTTGTATGGTGGTTAAGTAAAAAAATACTTAATTATATCATCCCTAAAGTAACCTTAAAAACGAAAACCCTTTGGGATGATATAATTTTTAATAAAAAAGTAATAAACTCGGTATCAAATCTTTTACCTGCAATTTTATTCAATAATTATGCGCCCATAATATTTGCCGATTTTCAGTTTATAGTACCCTTTTTAACAGGTATAACTACTATTTTTATTATTTTTGTAACTGTTGATATATTCAATTCTCTTTTGAATTCTGCAACTGAAATTCTTTCTAATATTGAACGATTTAAAGACAAACCTCTTTATAGTTTTAGTCAATTAGGTAAAATAGTAGTGTACTCAATTGCTGCTATCCTAATAATTTCGATTATAATTGACAAAAATCCTTTGTTTTTACTTAGTGGTATTGGTGCCATGGCAGCAATTATACTATTAATTTTTAAAGATAGTATATTAGGGTTTGTAGCTAGTATTCAGCTTTCAGGAAATAATATGGTGCGTGTTGGTGACTGGGTTACCGTATCAAATTATGGGGCAGATGGTGATGTTATTGAAATTAATTTAACCACTATTAAAGTACAAAATTTTGATAAAACCATTACTACTATACCTACTTATGCATTTATTTCTGATTCATTTACAAATTGGAGAGGTATGGAAGAATCAGGAGGTAGGCGTATTAAAAGAGCCATAAATATTAAAATTGATAGTATTAAATTTTGCTCAAATGAAATGTTAGAGCGATATAAAAAATACCATCTAATACGTAATTACATCCAAAAAAAACAAAAAGAAATTGATGATTACAATTCTAAAAATTCTATCGACAAAGTTGAATTAATAAATGGTAGACATTTAACAAATATAGGAGTGTTTAGAGCTTATGTTGAAGCTTACTTAAAAAGCAATCCAAACATAAATAACAATATGACTTGTATGGTTAGGCAATTACCTCCAACTGAATACGGCGTTCCAATTGAAATTTATGCCTTTAGTAAAAATAAAGATTGGACAAAATACGAAGCTATTATGGCTGATATTTTTGATCATTTGTTTGCTGCAACTAAAAACTTTGATCTTAAAATTTTTGAAAGGCCTTCAACAGGTGATTTTAAATAA
- a CDS encoding Crp/Fnr family transcriptional regulator gives MDNKIWYLEEVNLFKIICPHYYADYKESHEFDSYSKKEFIYFTDEPSTKVYLIDKGKVKIAYYTDEGNEVVKAILSKGEIFGEKTILGETKHNEFAQSIEKNTSICSISVGELENLMLENRNLSLKLYKFIGLRMKRLERRLEIILFKDVRKRTIEFIQELKDEYGKELLNGEILIKHPYSQKEIATLIGTSRPSLNIILNNLKEEGYLSFNGKEIILKKFKSVR, from the coding sequence ATGGATAATAAAATTTGGTATTTAGAGGAAGTTAACTTGTTTAAAATTATATGCCCTCATTACTATGCTGATTACAAAGAAAGTCATGAATTTGATTCTTACTCTAAAAAAGAATTTATCTATTTTACAGATGAACCTTCTACTAAAGTTTATTTAATAGATAAAGGAAAAGTTAAAATTGCATATTACACAGACGAAGGGAATGAAGTTGTAAAAGCAATACTTTCAAAAGGTGAAATATTTGGAGAAAAAACAATTTTAGGAGAAACAAAGCATAATGAATTTGCCCAATCAATTGAAAAAAACACCTCAATTTGTTCAATATCTGTTGGTGAACTTGAAAACTTAATGTTAGAAAACAGAAATTTAAGTCTAAAATTATACAAATTTATTGGTTTGCGAATGAAACGTTTAGAAAGACGATTAGAAATTATATTATTTAAAGATGTAAGAAAAAGAACCATAGAATTTATTCAAGAACTAAAAGATGAATACGGAAAAGAACTCTTAAATGGAGAAATTTTAATTAAACACCCTTACTCACAAAAAGAAATTGCGACGCTTATTGGTACTTCAAGACCTTCATTAAATATCATTTTAAATAATTTAAAAGAAGAAGGTTATTTATCCTTTAATGGAAAGGAAATAATTTTAAAAAAATTCAAAAGTGTTAGATAG
- a CDS encoding spondin domain-containing protein, with the protein MKRIFKLLSIALLLTFIVSCNDDEDNLISKSFTVTIENVFEVKDYFNSGTISESGIAPGTSTSFSFNAGKGHYLQFGTMFVKSNDLFYAPSDTGIALYDSNGNATTGNITSQIKLWDAGTEVNETPGMGTNQPINQSGPNTGTDENGSVHIVNDGFTYPSIEDVISVMITHDGGTLFTVTINNISDTSTLDTPLAPGTWVVHSENQKPMFTEGNTASLGLEKLAEDGDNATMDTNLSSKSGFVSPFAPGAYSIGTINEIFTTRNTANTALENLAEDGNPSGFMNIFNTPKGSSSAGALFPNNSYSFTFTANEGDSLSFGLMLVQSNDWFFGIDNITLFPNGIALSGDITNIIKLYDVGTEVDEFAGAGNNQPVRQTGANVGDSENGNVIEESNFSANVPTISTMIKVSITSN; encoded by the coding sequence ATGAAACGTATTTTTAAACTCTTATCTATTGCCCTACTTTTAACATTTATAGTATCATGTAACGATGATGAAGACAATTTAATTTCAAAAAGTTTTACCGTTACTATTGAAAATGTATTTGAAGTAAAAGATTATTTTAATTCAGGTACAATTTCTGAATCTGGTATTGCGCCTGGAACTAGCACTTCTTTTTCTTTTAATGCTGGTAAAGGTCATTATTTACAATTCGGAACAATGTTTGTAAAATCAAACGATTTATTTTACGCACCAAGCGATACTGGGATTGCTTTATATGATAGTAATGGAAACGCAACTACTGGAAACATAACCTCACAAATTAAACTTTGGGATGCTGGAACTGAAGTAAATGAAACTCCAGGAATGGGAACAAATCAACCAATAAATCAATCGGGACCAAATACTGGAACTGATGAAAATGGTAGTGTGCATATTGTAAATGATGGTTTTACATATCCTTCTATTGAAGATGTAATCTCTGTTATGATTACACATGACGGAGGAACATTATTTACAGTAACTATAAATAACATATCAGATACATCCACTTTAGATACACCTTTAGCTCCTGGAACTTGGGTAGTACATTCCGAAAACCAAAAACCTATGTTTACTGAAGGAAATACAGCTTCTCTAGGTTTAGAAAAATTAGCTGAAGATGGCGATAATGCTACAATGGATACAAATTTAAGTTCTAAAAGCGGATTCGTTTCACCATTTGCTCCAGGAGCATATTCTATTGGAACTATAAATGAAATTTTTACAACTAGAAATACTGCGAACACTGCTTTAGAAAATTTAGCTGAAGATGGTAACCCTTCAGGATTTATGAATATTTTTAATACTCCTAAAGGAAGTTCATCGGCAGGAGCATTATTTCCAAACAATTCCTATTCGTTTACTTTTACTGCAAATGAAGGAGATAGTTTATCTTTTGGATTGATGTTGGTGCAATCAAATGATTGGTTTTTTGGAATAGATAATATTACTTTATTTCCCAATGGAATAGCACTATCTGGAGATATTACAAATATAATAAAATTATATGATGTAGGGACTGAAGTTGATGAATTTGCAGGAGCAGGAAATAATCAACCTGTGAGACAAACTGGAGCAAATGTTGGAGATTCAGAAAATGGCAATGTAATTGAAGAATCTAATTTTAGTGCAAATGTTCCAACTATTTCAACTATGATAAAAGTGAGTATAACTTCAAACTAA
- the gltA gene encoding NADPH-dependent glutamate synthase translates to MTKELDKEYYKAERKAEWRNKLRKEIKSKERTNVVRVHMPEADPNVRNKSNIEVNKGLTLEMAVSESSRCLDCVVPTCVSGCPVGTNIPKFVKYIESGDILGAAKVLKENNSLPAICGRVCPQEIQCEAQCVYVKKLSKEGSAIGYLERFAADYERESGNSSIPELASPNGIKMAVIGSGPAGLTVAGELAKFGYDVTVFEALHDLGGVLKYGIPEFRLPKDIVDFEINTIKQMGVKFITNFIVGKTASINDLKNEGFKAFFVASGAGLPNFMNIPGENFNGIQSANEFLTRVNLMNGADANFDTPVHTGKNVVIVGGGNTAMDSVRTAKRMGAERAMIVYRRSQEEMPARAEEVKHAIEEGIEFINLASPIEYFANVNGMVTKMRVQKMQLGEPDASGRRRPQPIEGSEYDIDVDSVIIAVGVSPNPIIQQSMPDLEVTKWNTIKVDENMMTSIPGLFAGGDIVRGGATVILAMGDGRKAAQGMHKYINETILAEV, encoded by the coding sequence ATGACAAAAGAATTAGATAAAGAATATTACAAAGCTGAGCGTAAAGCCGAATGGCGAAATAAGTTACGTAAAGAAATAAAAAGTAAAGAACGCACAAATGTTGTTAGGGTTCATATGCCAGAGGCTGATCCAAATGTTCGAAATAAAAGCAATATAGAAGTTAACAAAGGATTAACTTTAGAAATGGCAGTGAGTGAATCATCTCGCTGTTTAGATTGTGTTGTGCCAACTTGTGTATCTGGTTGCCCTGTAGGTACCAATATCCCTAAGTTTGTTAAATATATTGAAAGTGGAGATATTTTAGGTGCTGCAAAAGTGTTAAAAGAAAACAATTCTTTACCAGCAATTTGTGGAAGGGTTTGCCCTCAAGAAATACAGTGCGAAGCTCAATGTGTGTATGTTAAAAAGTTAAGCAAGGAAGGGTCTGCCATTGGTTATCTAGAAAGATTTGCTGCAGATTATGAACGAGAGAGTGGTAATTCTTCTATTCCAGAATTAGCTTCCCCAAATGGTATAAAAATGGCTGTGATTGGGTCAGGACCTGCAGGATTAACGGTTGCTGGAGAATTGGCCAAATTTGGTTATGATGTAACTGTTTTTGAAGCATTGCACGATTTGGGTGGCGTTTTAAAATACGGAATTCCAGAATTTAGGCTACCAAAAGATATTGTTGATTTTGAAATCAACACAATAAAGCAAATGGGTGTGAAATTTATCACCAATTTTATTGTTGGAAAAACTGCTAGTATAAATGATTTGAAAAACGAAGGTTTTAAAGCATTCTTTGTTGCATCTGGAGCTGGACTACCTAACTTTATGAATATTCCGGGTGAGAATTTTAATGGTATTCAAAGTGCTAATGAATTTTTGACTCGGGTTAATTTAATGAATGGCGCAGATGCTAATTTTGATACACCTGTTCATACGGGTAAAAATGTGGTCATTGTTGGAGGTGGTAATACAGCCATGGATTCTGTTAGAACGGCTAAAAGAATGGGAGCTGAAAGAGCCATGATTGTGTATCGTCGTTCTCAAGAGGAAATGCCAGCAAGAGCAGAAGAAGTTAAGCATGCCATTGAAGAAGGTATTGAATTTATAAATCTTGCCTCGCCAATTGAATATTTTGCAAATGTAAATGGCATGGTTACTAAAATGAGAGTTCAAAAAATGCAGTTAGGAGAACCAGACGCTTCTGGTAGAAGACGCCCACAACCTATTGAAGGGTCAGAATATGATATTGATGTTGATAGTGTTATAATTGCAGTAGGTGTTTCTCCAAACCCAATAATTCAACAAAGTATGCCAGATTTAGAAGTAACAAAATGGAATACAATTAAAGTTGATGAAAATATGATGACTTCTATACCAGGTTTGTTTGCCGGTGGAGATATTGTTAGAGGTGGGGCAACTGTTATTCTTGCTATGGGTGATGGTAGAAAAGCAGCTCAAGGAATGCACAAATACATAAATGAAACAATTTTAGCAGAGGTTTAA
- a CDS encoding sulfide/dihydroorotate dehydrogenase-like FAD/NAD-binding protein, whose protein sequence is MFKIVKKEFLSENVARLVIEAPYIAKSRKAGNFIILRIDKNGERIPLTIADADMEQGTITVIVQRVGVSSHKLCAMNAGEMLLDVVGPLGTATHIAKIGTVLCAGGGVGVAPLFPIVQAMKLAGNRVITVIAARTKDLVILEDEMRAYSDELIIMTDDGSLGTKGLVTQGMEEVIQREKVNEAVVIGPAVMMKFAALTTKKYNIPTVASLNTIMVDGTGMCGACRVSVGGKTEFVCVSGPEFDAHKVNFDEMLNRLKAYKTKEAEGYRDYLKSLEATPALV, encoded by the coding sequence ATGTTTAAAATAGTTAAAAAAGAATTCCTCTCTGAAAATGTAGCAAGGTTGGTTATTGAAGCACCTTATATTGCTAAAAGTAGAAAAGCGGGTAACTTCATCATTTTAAGAATTGATAAAAATGGAGAAAGAATTCCGTTAACAATTGCAGATGCAGATATGGAGCAAGGAACAATTACAGTAATAGTCCAAAGGGTTGGAGTTTCTTCACATAAATTATGTGCTATGAATGCAGGCGAAATGCTATTAGATGTAGTTGGACCTTTAGGAACAGCAACACATATTGCAAAGATTGGTACAGTTTTATGTGCTGGAGGTGGTGTTGGTGTTGCCCCATTATTCCCAATAGTACAAGCAATGAAATTAGCAGGAAATAGAGTGATAACTGTTATTGCCGCAAGAACAAAAGACCTTGTTATTTTGGAAGATGAAATGAGAGCATATTCAGATGAATTAATTATTATGACAGATGATGGTTCTTTAGGTACAAAAGGTTTGGTAACTCAAGGAATGGAAGAGGTTATTCAAAGAGAAAAAGTAAATGAGGCAGTAGTTATTGGACCTGCTGTTATGATGAAGTTTGCTGCACTAACAACAAAAAAATACAATATCCCAACCGTTGCAAGTTTAAACACCATTATGGTTGATGGTACAGGAATGTGTGGAGCTTGTAGAGTTTCTGTTGGTGGAAAAACAGAATTTGTTTGTGTTAGCGGCCCTGAATTTGATGCACATAAAGTTAATTTTGATGAAATGTTAAATAGGTTAAAAGCCTATAAAACGAAAGAAGCAGAAGGGTACAGAGATTATTTAAAATCGTTAGAAGCAACACCTGCATTAGTTTAA
- a CDS encoding TraR/DksA family transcriptional regulator produces the protein MEDIDIKQKLLSQISLTEKLIKEYKELTKPIAPDCAIGRVSRMDAINNKSVVEASLRQAESKLRNLQRVFSQLGSNEFGICLKCKKSIPLGRILIRPESLFCVNCAQ, from the coding sequence GTGGAAGACATAGATATTAAACAAAAACTTCTTAGTCAAATATCTTTAACTGAAAAATTAATTAAAGAATATAAAGAACTAACAAAACCTATTGCCCCAGATTGTGCTATTGGTCGTGTTTCTCGTATGGATGCTATCAATAATAAAAGTGTAGTGGAAGCTTCATTAAGACAAGCCGAAAGTAAATTAAGAAATCTTCAACGTGTCTTTTCCCAGTTGGGAAGCAATGAATTTGGTATTTGTTTAAAATGCAAAAAATCAATACCGTTGGGAAGAATTTTAATCAGACCAGAGAGCTTATTCTGTGTTAATTGCGCACAATAA